A single genomic interval of Carassius carassius chromosome 24, fCarCar2.1, whole genome shotgun sequence harbors:
- the LOC132103596 gene encoding steroid 21-hydroxylase-like: MCISAVSVVMLLFILWMLVVQLCGKTDRQSNGDAKAGNRPEAAVPKLRHSLSKRFLGSLSTSLPGPPSLPLLGNMLDLGQEHLPIHLTALALRYGNIYRLNCGNTTMVILNNSEIIREALIKKWSDFAGRPHSYTGDIVSSGGRTISLGDFSEEWKARRRVAHSALHRCTTNSLHSVIVNEAHHLCQVLRYYNGEAVDLSKDFTVALSNVITTLTFGKSYDKSSVELQKLQDCLNKIVSLWGSPWISALDSFPLLRKLPNPTFSHLIKEAARRDELIGKHIEEFKKSDHKEGGTVTSSLLQCLEPPQGANQMTLTDTHVHMTTVDLLIGGTETTAALLNWTVAFLLHRPEVQNKVYEELCGVLDESYPQYSDRHRLPYLCALISEMLRLRPVAHLAVPHRAIRNSSIAGHFIPKNTIIIPNLYGAHHDPEVWEDPYSFKPERFLEGGGGSLRALIPFGGGARMCLGEAVAKMEMFLFTAYLLRDFQFLPASKEEPLPDLRGVASVVLKVKPYTVIAHPREQ, encoded by the exons ATGTGTATCTCAGCGGTGAGTGTGGTGATGTTACTTTTCATTTTGTGGATGCTTGTGGTCCAACTCTGTGGAAAGACTGACAGGCAAAGTAATGGAGATGCAAAAGCAGGCAACCGACCAGAAG CGGCTGTGCCCAAACTCAGGCATTCCCTGTCTAAGCGCTTCCTTGGTTCTCTTTCTACCTCTCTTCCTGGTCCTCCCTCTCTCCCTTTGCTGGGCAACATGCTGGATCTTGGCCAAGAACATCTGCCTATTCACCTGACTGCACTGGCACTTCGCTATGGAAATATCTATCGGCTCAACTGTGGCAACACAa CCATGGTGATATTAAATAATAGTGAGATCATCCGCGAGGCTCTGATTAAAAAATGGTCTGACTTTGCCGGGAGGCCTCATTCATATACCG GTGATATAGTGTCAAGTGGAGGGCGAACCATTTCTCTGGGTGATTTTAGTGAAGAATGGAAGGCTCGTAGGCGTGTGGCCCATAGTGCTCTGCACCGCTGCACAACGAATTCCCTGCACTCTGTCATAGTAAATGAAGCACACCATCTCTGCCAG GTTTTGAGGTACTACAATGGAGAAGCAGTGGATTTATCTAAAGATTTTACTGTGGCTTTGAGTAATGTCATCACAACACTAACCTTTGGCAAAAGT TATGATAAGAGTTCAGTAGAACTGCAGAAACTGCAGGACTGTCTAAATAAGATTGTGTCTCTCTGGGGTTCACCCTGGATCTCAGCGCTGGACTCCTTCCCTCTGCTCAGG AAATTACCCAACCCTACATTCTCTCATCTCATTAAGGAGGCAGCCAGACGCGATGAGCTGATAGGGAAACACATAGAGGAGTTCAAG AAAAGTGACCATAAAGAAGGTGGCACAGTGACTTCCTCACTTCTGCAGTGCCTTGAACCACCACAAGGGGCCAATCAAATG ACTCTTACAGACACTCATGTGCACATGACCACAGTGGATCTGCTAATCGGAGGGACAGAAACTACTGCTGCCTTGCTCAACTGGACTGTGGCCTTCCTTTTACACAGACCTGAG GTTCAGAATAAAGTCTATGAGGAGCTGTGTGGTGTGCTGGATGAGAGCTACCCTCAGTACAGTGACCGACACAGACTGCCATATCTGTGTGCTCTGATCAGTGAGATGTTAAGACTTCGACCTGTAGCTCACCTCGCTGTGCCCCACAGAGCCATACGAAACAGCAG TATTGCAGGCCATTTCATCCCCAAGAATACAATAATCATTCCTAATCTATATGGTGCCCACCATGATCCAGAGGTCTGGGAAGATCCATACAGCTTCAAACCAG AACGCTTTTTGGAAGGTGGTGGAGGGTCCCTTCGTGCCCTGATTCCTTTTGGAGGAGGGGCCCGAATGTGTCTGGGAGAGGCAGTAGCCAAAATGGAGATGTTTCTCTTCACTGCCTATCTACTGCGAGACTTTCAGTTCCTGCCTGCCAGTAAAGAGGAGCCTCTGCCTGACCTGCGAGGCGTCGCCAGCGTGGTTCTTAAAGTCAAACCATACACAGTTATAGCACACCCAAGAGAACAGTAA
- the LOC132102850 gene encoding kinesin-like protein KIFC3 isoform X2, translating into MYAFYSLLVYIFYTVFKKEEEAALEGVCKESPEGPGHVSMETERKGKGSHTPGLGKRGCTSLSDLSSSSDSDGTSLSDEDDELNEGHGLPAKTPLTAFLSFKQEAEKRRATNSPAEPNEKVTESPLLSVMTHLLSFLEQYSHLQQLQQQADQYRLQLRRHRVQHRRKMKALCASYRQRLRDKNSVINSLEEVIAQQQSPSSENEAYPDGLHKLVQSLCGLQVEKSQLRGELRLLHSQLEQRERDRHTKVQAFQQQIDELKSRIEEREEELSKLRVASGVTDSEKRVLCLSAENESLKHSLTVTQGLLQQLSVIPSQSSSVLIKENENLRSRVLQLESSLQQQTEQLSRLEQQREQSNWRKAEELRRREECVRELRLELDKERNKEPVVKYVTQTVELESPSTLRQLSEARQQNEQLSEKLSNQRERCRHLEENIRHSDEVSCNLQHKITAYEREIGTLREELLKEIGHLEEKKEGAVKAAANCSQEHLQSLQDQFTTLQKRLSALPPTLHTMKTDYASLRSQVRNFSDFYGTAIKEAKKQIMAGINEMSEANKELMEKYRKEVALRRKYHEQLVELKGNIRVLCRVKPVLKEDQHEEGQTVIVTTDPNNESALTVLSKGKAKNFELDKVFHPQATQEEVFQEIEPLITSCIDGYHVCIFAYGQTGSGKTYTMEGTVENPGINQRALKHLFNEIEERKDMWTFTISVSSVEIYNEVLRDLLSKDGEKLDIKINPDGTGQLHVPGLRVMEVKSFQHIKKILAIARKNRITFGTQMNQHSSRSHALLTVTVLGTDLASGAKTTGKLNLVDLAGSERVWKSGAEGERLKEAQNINRSLLALGDVIQALKAHQTHIPFRNSRLTYLLQDSLGKGNKTAMVVQVSSLESNVGETLCSLKFAQRVCKVELGPAARKIETAGHNESKN; encoded by the exons ATGTATGCCTTCTATTCTCTGCTGGTGTACATTTTCTACACTGTTTTCAAAAAGGAGGAGGAGGCAGCGCTCGAGGGGGTGTGCAAAGAATCCCCGGAG GGGCCTGGCCATGTTTCCATGGAAACAGAGAGGAAGGGGAAAGGTAGCCACACCCCTGGGTTGGGCAAAAGAGGGTGTACAAGTCTGAGTGATTTGA GCAGCAGTAGTGATAGTGATGGGACGTCCCtcagtgatgaagatgatgagttAAATGAAGGTCATGGATTACCTGCCAAAACACCATTAACAGCTTTCCTGTCTTTCAAGCAAGAGGCAGAAAAGAGAAGAGCTACAAATTCTCCAGCAGAACCAAATGAAAAG GTGACAGAGTCTCCATTGCTGTCTGTGATGACACACCTCCTGAGTTTCCTGGAGCAATATTCCCACCTGCAGCAGCTGCAGCAGCAGGCAGATCAGTACCGTCTGCAGCTGCGCAGACACCGCGTCCAGCACCGGCGGAAAATGAAGGCCCTGTGTGCTTCCTACCGCCAGCGCCTCAGAGACAAGAACAGTGTGATTAACAGCCTGGAGGAAGTGATCGCTCAGCAGCAGAGCCCATCGTCTGAAAATGAGG CATATCCGGATGGGTTGCATAAGTTGGTTCAGTCCCTATGCGGGCTGCAAGTAGAGAAGAGTCAGCTGAGAGGAGAGCTGCGTTTGCTTCATTCCCAGCTGGAGCAGAGAGAACGAGATCGGCATACTAAAGTACAGGCTTTCCAACAGCAG ATTGATGAGCTGAAGAGCCGTATTGAAGAAAGAGAAGAGGAGCTGTCCAAACTTCGAGTTGCATCG GGAGTAACAGACTCAGAAAAACGAGTGCTTTGCTTATCAGCAGAGAATGAGAGTTTGAAACATAGCCTCACAGTGACACAAGGTCTTCTGCAGCAGCTGTCAGTCATCCCTTCCCAGTCCAGCTCTGTGCTCATCAAG GAAAATGAGAACCTGCGCAGTCGCGTTCTGCAGCTGGAGAGTTCACTGCAGCAGCAGACAGAGCAGCTGTCGCGTCTGGAGCAGCAGAGGGAGCAAAGCAACTGGAGAAAAGCAGAAGAGCTCAGGAGACGAGAGGAGTGCGTGAGAGAGCTGAGGCTTGAATTGGACAAAGAACGCAACAAGGAACCTGTGGTTAAA TATGTTACTCAAACTGTGGAGCTAGAGTCACCTTCAACTCTACGCCAACTATCCGAAGCCAGACAACAGAATGAACAGCTTTCTGAGAAGCTAAGCAATCAGAGAGAACGATGCCGACATTTGGAGGAGAACATCAGACATTCAGATGAAGTCAGCTGCAATTTACAGCACAAG ATTACTGCATATGAGAGGGAGATTGGGACATTAAGGGAGGAGCTGCTGAAGGAGATTGGacatcttgaggaaaagaaagaaGGGGCTGTTAAAGCGGCAGCTAACTGCTCTCAGGAGCATCTCCAGAGCTTGCAGGATCAGTTCACAA CCCTCCAGAAGCGCCTGAGTGCTCTCCCTCCCACATTACATACCATGAAGACCGATTATGCCAGCCTTCGCAGCCAGGTCCGCAACTTTTCTGACTTCTATGGAACAGCTATCAAAGAAGCCAAGAAACAG ATTATGGCAGGTATAAATGAAATGTCAGAGGCCAACAAAGAACTTATGGAAAAATACAGAAAGGAGGTAGCTCTCCGCAGGAAGTACCACGAGCAGCTGGTTGAGCTTAAAG GTAATATCCGTGTGCTGTGCCGTGTAAAGCCAGTACTGAAGGAAGATCAACATGAGGAAGGCCAAACAGTAATTGTGACAACAGACCCCAATAATGAATCTGCACTTACAGTTCTAAGCAAAGGAAAAGCCAAAAACTTTGAACTGGATAAAGTGTTTCATCCTCAAGCCACTCAAGAAGAG GTGTTCCAGGAAATTGAGCCGCTCATCACATCCTGTATAGATGGATATCATGTTTGCATCTTTGCTTATGGCCAGACAGGATCTGGCAAGACCTATACTATGGAG GGTACTGTTGAGAACCCCGGCATCAACCAGCGAGCCCTGAAACACCTGTTCAATGAGATTGAGGAAAGAAAAGACATGTGGACATTCACCATCAGTGTCAGTTCAGTGGAAATTTACAATGAGGTCCTGAG AGATCTGCTCAGTAAGGATGGAGAGAAACTTGACATCAAGATCAACCCTGATGGGACGGGTCAGCTCCACGTGCCAGGACTCAGGGTCATGGAGGTCAAAAGCTTCCAGCATATCAAGAAA aTTTTGGCCATAGCTCGAAAGAACAGGATTACATTTGGAACACAGATGAACCAGCATAGCTCTCGGTCTCATGCCTTGCTCACTGTGACTGTGCTGGGCACAGACCTCGCCAGTGGAGCCAAAACCACCG GCAAGCTGAATCTTGTGGATCTGGCTGGTTCTGAAAGGGTGTGGAAATCTGGGGCAGAGGGGGAGAGACTGAAGGAAGCCCAGAATATCAACCGCTCGCTGCTGGCTCTAGGAGATGTGATCCAGGCGTTGAAGGCCCACCAGACTCACATACCCTTCAGGAACTCACGACTCACCTACCTGCTGCAGGACTCACTGGGAAAAGGCAACAAAACCGCCATGGTTGTTCAG GTTTCTTCTCTTGAGAGCAACGTTGGAGAGACCCTGTGCTCGCTAAAGTTTGCCCAGCGAGTGTGTAAGGTGGAGCTGGGCCCTGCTGCCCGAAAAATCGAGACAGCTGGACataatgaaagtaaaaattaA
- the LOC132102850 gene encoding kinesin-like protein KIFC3 isoform X1, with amino-acid sequence MYAFYSLLVYIFYTVFKKEEEAALEGVCKESPEGPGHVSMETERKGKGSHTPGLGKRGCTSLSDLSSSSDSDGTSLSDEDDELNEGHGLPAKTPLTAFLSFKQEAEKRRATNSPAEPNEKVTESPLLSVMTHLLSFLEQYSHLQQLQQQADQYRLQLRRHRVQHRRKMKALCASYRQRLRDKNSVINSLEEVIAQQQSPSSENEGDCILPAAYPDGLHKLVQSLCGLQVEKSQLRGELRLLHSQLEQRERDRHTKVQAFQQQIDELKSRIEEREEELSKLRVASGVTDSEKRVLCLSAENESLKHSLTVTQGLLQQLSVIPSQSSSVLIKENENLRSRVLQLESSLQQQTEQLSRLEQQREQSNWRKAEELRRREECVRELRLELDKERNKEPVVKYVTQTVELESPSTLRQLSEARQQNEQLSEKLSNQRERCRHLEENIRHSDEVSCNLQHKITAYEREIGTLREELLKEIGHLEEKKEGAVKAAANCSQEHLQSLQDQFTTLQKRLSALPPTLHTMKTDYASLRSQVRNFSDFYGTAIKEAKKQIMAGINEMSEANKELMEKYRKEVALRRKYHEQLVELKGNIRVLCRVKPVLKEDQHEEGQTVIVTTDPNNESALTVLSKGKAKNFELDKVFHPQATQEEVFQEIEPLITSCIDGYHVCIFAYGQTGSGKTYTMEGTVENPGINQRALKHLFNEIEERKDMWTFTISVSSVEIYNEVLRDLLSKDGEKLDIKINPDGTGQLHVPGLRVMEVKSFQHIKKILAIARKNRITFGTQMNQHSSRSHALLTVTVLGTDLASGAKTTGKLNLVDLAGSERVWKSGAEGERLKEAQNINRSLLALGDVIQALKAHQTHIPFRNSRLTYLLQDSLGKGNKTAMVVQVSSLESNVGETLCSLKFAQRVCKVELGPAARKIETAGHNESKN; translated from the exons ATGTATGCCTTCTATTCTCTGCTGGTGTACATTTTCTACACTGTTTTCAAAAAGGAGGAGGAGGCAGCGCTCGAGGGGGTGTGCAAAGAATCCCCGGAG GGGCCTGGCCATGTTTCCATGGAAACAGAGAGGAAGGGGAAAGGTAGCCACACCCCTGGGTTGGGCAAAAGAGGGTGTACAAGTCTGAGTGATTTGA GCAGCAGTAGTGATAGTGATGGGACGTCCCtcagtgatgaagatgatgagttAAATGAAGGTCATGGATTACCTGCCAAAACACCATTAACAGCTTTCCTGTCTTTCAAGCAAGAGGCAGAAAAGAGAAGAGCTACAAATTCTCCAGCAGAACCAAATGAAAAG GTGACAGAGTCTCCATTGCTGTCTGTGATGACACACCTCCTGAGTTTCCTGGAGCAATATTCCCACCTGCAGCAGCTGCAGCAGCAGGCAGATCAGTACCGTCTGCAGCTGCGCAGACACCGCGTCCAGCACCGGCGGAAAATGAAGGCCCTGTGTGCTTCCTACCGCCAGCGCCTCAGAGACAAGAACAGTGTGATTAACAGCCTGGAGGAAGTGATCGCTCAGCAGCAGAGCCCATCGTCTGAAAATGAGG gtgactGCATACTTCCTGCAGCATATCCGGATGGGTTGCATAAGTTGGTTCAGTCCCTATGCGGGCTGCAAGTAGAGAAGAGTCAGCTGAGAGGAGAGCTGCGTTTGCTTCATTCCCAGCTGGAGCAGAGAGAACGAGATCGGCATACTAAAGTACAGGCTTTCCAACAGCAG ATTGATGAGCTGAAGAGCCGTATTGAAGAAAGAGAAGAGGAGCTGTCCAAACTTCGAGTTGCATCG GGAGTAACAGACTCAGAAAAACGAGTGCTTTGCTTATCAGCAGAGAATGAGAGTTTGAAACATAGCCTCACAGTGACACAAGGTCTTCTGCAGCAGCTGTCAGTCATCCCTTCCCAGTCCAGCTCTGTGCTCATCAAG GAAAATGAGAACCTGCGCAGTCGCGTTCTGCAGCTGGAGAGTTCACTGCAGCAGCAGACAGAGCAGCTGTCGCGTCTGGAGCAGCAGAGGGAGCAAAGCAACTGGAGAAAAGCAGAAGAGCTCAGGAGACGAGAGGAGTGCGTGAGAGAGCTGAGGCTTGAATTGGACAAAGAACGCAACAAGGAACCTGTGGTTAAA TATGTTACTCAAACTGTGGAGCTAGAGTCACCTTCAACTCTACGCCAACTATCCGAAGCCAGACAACAGAATGAACAGCTTTCTGAGAAGCTAAGCAATCAGAGAGAACGATGCCGACATTTGGAGGAGAACATCAGACATTCAGATGAAGTCAGCTGCAATTTACAGCACAAG ATTACTGCATATGAGAGGGAGATTGGGACATTAAGGGAGGAGCTGCTGAAGGAGATTGGacatcttgaggaaaagaaagaaGGGGCTGTTAAAGCGGCAGCTAACTGCTCTCAGGAGCATCTCCAGAGCTTGCAGGATCAGTTCACAA CCCTCCAGAAGCGCCTGAGTGCTCTCCCTCCCACATTACATACCATGAAGACCGATTATGCCAGCCTTCGCAGCCAGGTCCGCAACTTTTCTGACTTCTATGGAACAGCTATCAAAGAAGCCAAGAAACAG ATTATGGCAGGTATAAATGAAATGTCAGAGGCCAACAAAGAACTTATGGAAAAATACAGAAAGGAGGTAGCTCTCCGCAGGAAGTACCACGAGCAGCTGGTTGAGCTTAAAG GTAATATCCGTGTGCTGTGCCGTGTAAAGCCAGTACTGAAGGAAGATCAACATGAGGAAGGCCAAACAGTAATTGTGACAACAGACCCCAATAATGAATCTGCACTTACAGTTCTAAGCAAAGGAAAAGCCAAAAACTTTGAACTGGATAAAGTGTTTCATCCTCAAGCCACTCAAGAAGAG GTGTTCCAGGAAATTGAGCCGCTCATCACATCCTGTATAGATGGATATCATGTTTGCATCTTTGCTTATGGCCAGACAGGATCTGGCAAGACCTATACTATGGAG GGTACTGTTGAGAACCCCGGCATCAACCAGCGAGCCCTGAAACACCTGTTCAATGAGATTGAGGAAAGAAAAGACATGTGGACATTCACCATCAGTGTCAGTTCAGTGGAAATTTACAATGAGGTCCTGAG AGATCTGCTCAGTAAGGATGGAGAGAAACTTGACATCAAGATCAACCCTGATGGGACGGGTCAGCTCCACGTGCCAGGACTCAGGGTCATGGAGGTCAAAAGCTTCCAGCATATCAAGAAA aTTTTGGCCATAGCTCGAAAGAACAGGATTACATTTGGAACACAGATGAACCAGCATAGCTCTCGGTCTCATGCCTTGCTCACTGTGACTGTGCTGGGCACAGACCTCGCCAGTGGAGCCAAAACCACCG GCAAGCTGAATCTTGTGGATCTGGCTGGTTCTGAAAGGGTGTGGAAATCTGGGGCAGAGGGGGAGAGACTGAAGGAAGCCCAGAATATCAACCGCTCGCTGCTGGCTCTAGGAGATGTGATCCAGGCGTTGAAGGCCCACCAGACTCACATACCCTTCAGGAACTCACGACTCACCTACCTGCTGCAGGACTCACTGGGAAAAGGCAACAAAACCGCCATGGTTGTTCAG GTTTCTTCTCTTGAGAGCAACGTTGGAGAGACCCTGTGCTCGCTAAAGTTTGCCCAGCGAGTGTGTAAGGTGGAGCTGGGCCCTGCTGCCCGAAAAATCGAGACAGCTGGACataatgaaagtaaaaattaA